One window from the genome of Epinephelus moara isolate mb chromosome 21, YSFRI_EMoa_1.0, whole genome shotgun sequence encodes:
- the sgip1b gene encoding SH3-containing GRB2-like protein 3-interacting protein 1: MMQGLKNRTRKALGLRKRDKDTDAASSPDKDGTGSGKKGNKKANGAPNGFYGEIDWDRYASPDVDEEGFSLRPGDEGDAASKGKHFFSSSDSEDDEDSKKKFKIKIKPLVADSAKCVPPSMDELKASVGGLALSPSLRRSPRRSPGQIKRNLSCEEIARPRRSTPTPSPAPETPSDKLSQNVPAFFGLPSETKYARYDVVPSDVWGDSRPPSESQLSRSFPTGAPPPLPPKNIPSRSHYGYSSESAAELPNGRAARSSAPIYLNVLSPAAYRGSTAPDLDDVFGPADGSGETVSPRWVTFTSDRPPPPDEPAPPPPPDSPPPDTPSSTPSTPCLSPGPPPNEPPPSPPPFSPGSPPPFTPPESPPSIVLGPPPPDEPAPPLPPNFSPSNTPPICFDDEAIDEEVLQFAEYSSSPAPISPIPPLPAERRSPRAGVISPLVLGSVGGKRTPEGMHLRDDIPDFVGSPRELTPSFRGTPPPLPPTTYRSIMSSPGPYSGSSPSSPARPATPQSRGSPVPPPPPPRPSSRPKLPPGKPITDLSRPFSPPVSGSPPPFAPLARAESSSSISSITIQSAASTPTLGKELSMSASGCSRGPSPLTMGPQDTLPVAAAFTETINAYFKGADPSKCVVKITGEMVLSFPAGITRHFASHPTQPVLTFCISNYSRLEQVLPNPQLLCCDSTTDSSLDTREFWVNMPNLMSHLKKVAEQKPQATYYNVDMIKYQVSAEGIQSTPLNLAVSWRGDANNTDLRIDYKYNMEAMAAPMPLHNIQFLVPVDGGMAKLQAMIPPATWNQEQQTIQWKIPSLSHRSENGGVGALLGRFQMTEGPCKPSQLAVQFSSEGCTLSGCDIQLVGTGYRLSLIKKRFAAGKYLADN; the protein is encoded by the exons GACTGAAAAACCGAACCAGGAAAGCCTTGGGCTTACGAAAGAGAGACAAGGACACAGATGCAGC GAGTTCACCTGACAAAGACGGAACTGGAAGCGGAAAGAAAGGAAAT AAAAAGGCCAATGGAGCACCGAATGGTTTTTATGGGGAGATTGACTGGGACAGATAT gCCTCTCCTGACGTGGACGAGGAGGGCTTCAGCCTGCGGCCCGGTGATGAGGGCGATG CAGCATCCAAAGGAAAGCACTTTTTCTCCTCCAGCGACTCCGAGGACGACGAGGACAGCAAGAAGAAGTTCAAAATTAAGATCAAGCCACTCGTGGCGGACAGTGCCAAGTGTGTCCCTCCATCTATGGACGAGCTAAAAGCCTCAGTGGGAGGCCTGgcactctctccatctctg AGGAGAAGTCCG AGACGCAGCCCG GGGCAGATAAAAAGGAATTTGTCCT GTGAAGAGATCGCCAGACCCAGACGCTCCACCCCCACACCAAGTCCTGCCCCTGAGACGCCAAG TGACAAGCTGTCGCAGAACGTTCCTGCCTTTTTTGGGCTGCCTTCAGAGACCAAATATGCCAGATATGATG TGGTCCCTTCAGATGTATGGGGAGATTCCAGACCACCTTCAGAATCACAGCTGAGCAGAAGTTTCCCAACAGGAG ctcctcctccccttcctccaaAAAACATTCCATCAAGAAGTCATTACGGCTATTCTTCAGAATCTGCTG CTGAGTTACCCAATGGAAGAGCGGCTCGCAGCTCTGCTCCCATCTACCTGAACGTCCTGTCCCCTGCCGCTTACCGAGGCTCCACAGCCCCTGACCTGGACGACGTGTTTGGCCCTGCGGACGGCAGTGGGGAAACAGTGTCCCCCAGATGGGTTACGTTCACCAGTGACAGACCCCCGCCGCCTGATGAACCTGCACCCCCTCCGCCACCGGATTCTCCTCCTCCAGACACGCCCTCGtccaccccctccaccccctgcCTCTCTCCAGGACCGCCACCAAACGAGCCCCCGCCTTCACCTCCACCGTTTTCTCCCgggtctcctcctcctttcacgCCACCAGAATCACCCCCCTCCATTGTGCTCGGACCTCCTCCTCCAGATGAACCGGCCCCTCCCCTGCCTCCCAACTTCTCCCCCTCTAACACGCCTCCTATATGCTTCGACGACGAGGCAATCGATGAGGAGGTGCTTCAGTTTGCAGAGTACTCATCGTCTCCTGCCCCCATCAGCCCCATTCCCCCTCTGCCAGCAGAGCGGAGGTCTCCTCGGGCAGGAGTCATATCTCCCCTGGTCCTTGGGAGTGTCGGGGGAAAGAGGACTCCAGAGGGAATGCACCTGAGAGATGATATCCCAGACTTTGTGGGTTCACCCAGAGAGCTGACGCCGAGCTTCAGGGGCACgccacctcctctccctccaacCACCTACAGGTCTATTATGTCTTCCCCGGGGCCCTACTCAGGCAGCA GCCCCTCGTCCCCAGCTCGTCCCGCCACGCCTCAGTCTCGAGGCAGTCCGGtccctccgcctcctcctcctcgaccctcATCGCGACCAAAGCTGCCCCCAGGGAAACCAATCACAGACCTG TCTCGGCCCTTCAGTCCGCCAGTTTCAGGCAGCCCCCCGCCTTTCGCCCCCCTTGCCCGGGCAGAGAGctcttcctccatctcctccatcaCCATACAGAGTGCAGCGTCCACTCCAACCTTAGGAAAGGAGCTCAGCATGTCCGCCTCAG GATGCTCCAGAGGACCCAGTCCGCTCACCATGGGACCCCAGGACACTCTACCAGTGGCAGCTGCCTTCACAGAAACCATCAATGCCTACTTCAAAGGCGCAGACCCCAGCAA ATGTGTGGTGAAGATCACAGGGGAGATGGTGCTGTCCTTCCCTGCGGGCATCACTAGGCATTTTGCCAGCCACCCGACTCAACCCGTCCTCACCTTTTGCATCAGCAACTACAGCCGGCTGGAGCAGGTCCTCCCCAATCCACAGCTGCTGTGCTG TGATTCCACAACAGACAGTAGCTTAGACACCAGGGAGTTCTGGGTGAATATGCCAAACCTGATGAGCCATCTGAAAAAAGTGGCTGAACAGAAGCCTCAGGCGACGTACTACAACGTGGACATGATCAAATATCAG GTGTCAGCAGAGGGGATCCAGTCCACTCCTCTGAACCTGGCGGTGAGCTGGCGAGGCGATGCCAACAACACAGACCTTAGAATAGactacaaatacaacatggaGGCCATGGCCGCTCCCATGCCATTACACAACATCCAGTTCCTGGTTCCTGTGGATGGAGGCATGGCCAAACTCCAGGCCATGATCCCCCCCGCCACCTG GAATCAAGAGCAGCAGACGATACAGTGGAAAATCCCCAGTCTCTCTCATAGATCTGAAAATGGAG GAGTCGGGGCTCTTCTGGGCCGGTTCCAAATGACAGAAGGTCCCTGTAAACCCTCACAGCTGGCGGTCCAGTTCAGCAGTGAGGGATGCACTCTGTCAGGCTGTGACATCCAGCTGGTTGGGACCGGTTACCGGCTATCGCTGATCAAGAAGAGATTTGCTGCAG GGAAATATTTGGCGGATAATTAG
- the LOC126382458 gene encoding relaxin-3-like: protein MNNMRPQLLLATLLCMLCVAQVQTQDNTLKLCGRAFVRAVVYTCGGSRWRRLMGEEETLQDSNMEPKRKTTDVQAMDHHQRDQNQALISVCCQIGCRRSDLSMLC from the exons ATGAACAACATGAGACCCCAACTGCTGCTCGCGACGCTGCTGTGCATGCTGTGTGTAGCACAGGTGCAGACGCAGGATAACACACTGAAGCTGTGTGGCCGAGCGTTTGTACGGGCGGTGGTGTACACCTGTGGAGGATCCAGGTGGAGACGACTGATGGGAGAAGAGGAGACTCTACAAGACA GTAACATGGAGCCAAAACGTAAGACGACAGACGTGCAAGCGATGGACCATCATCAGCGGGACCAAAACCAGGCACTAATATCAGTGTGCTGTCAAATAGGCTGTCGAAGGAGTGACCTCTCCATGCTCTGCTAA
- the dynlt5 gene encoding dynein light chain Tctex-type 5, which yields MSDLLKEKSLRREKRAGKVSSEGSHGVRGKETTGRTKDSISTVSYIDELAHHDDNARMAVTMENTYQMGPYKRIPVPAVTDILKDVLTSYLQEEKYEVEWSQKMTKTICEVIRARVKDLMIPRYKIVVLVHIGQLAGQSMQISSRCLWDASNDTFASYSFKNSSLFGVATVYAVYLE from the exons ATGTCTGACCTGCTTAAAGAGAAATCCCtcagaagagagaagagggcAGGTAAGGTGTCCTCAGAGGGGAGCCATGGAGTCAGAGGCAAAGAGACAACAGGCAGGACTAAGGA CTCTATAAGCACTGTGTCGTACATCGATGAACTAGCACACCATGATGACAACGCTCGGATGGCTGTAACAATGGAGAACACCTACCAGATGG GACCGTACAAACGCATCCCTGTCCCTGCAGTCACTGATATACTGAAGGATGTACTCACCAGTTACCTCCAAGAGGAGAAATATGAAGTAGAATGGTcccaaaaaatgacaaaaacaatatgtgag GTGATAAGAGCTCGTGTGAAGGACCTCATGATCCCCCGATATAAGATTGTCGTCCTGGTCCACATCGGCCAGCTCGCCGGGCAGAGCATGCAGATCAGCAGCCGCTGTCTGTGGGACGCATCGAATGACACGTTCGCCTCCTACTCCTTCAAGAACAGCTCTCTGTTTGGTGTGGCAACAGTCTACGCTGTTTACTTAGAGTGA